The Mycobacterium avium subsp. avium genomic sequence GATCTCGTCGGCGGCGGCCTGCACCTCGGGATGGGCATTGCCCATCGCCACGCCGTGGCCCGCCCAGCGCAGCATCGGCAGATCGTTGGGCATGTCGCCGAACGCCACCACCTCCTCGCGGGCGATCTCCAGCGGCCGGGCGATCTCTTCGATGCCGGTGGCCTTGCTGATCCCCAGCGGCACGATCTCGACCAGGCCGTTGTCCGTCGAGTAGGTGATGTCACCCTCGAGGCCGACGTGCTTGGCCAGCTCGGCGGCTATGTCGGAGCTGCGCGCCCCGGCCCGGTGAATCAGCAGCTTGATCGCCGGGGCGCTGAGCAGGTCCTCGATCGACACCTCGGTGTTGTCCGGATTCAGCCAGGCGTGCTCGTAACCCGGCGAGCTGATGAACTGCGGCGTCGCCGTGTCGTGGGCGCGTTCCCCGATCCGCTCGACGGCCAGCCCCGCCCCCGGGATGACCCGCGTGGCCAGCTCGGCCAGCTCGGCCAGGGTGTCGACGTCCAGCGTGCGGGCGGACAGCACCCGGTCGTTCGCCGGGTCGTAGATCACCGCGCCGTTGGCGCACACCGCGATCGGCGCGAAGCCCAGCGCGTCGACCACCGGGCGGATCCACCGCGGCGGGCGGCCTGTGGCCACCACGAACCGCGCGCCGCCGGCCACCGCGGCGCGGACCGCGGCCCGGGTGCGAGGGGTGATCCGCTCGTCGTCGTCGAACAGGGTGCCGTCGACGTCGCAGGCGATGAGCCGCGGCAGCGTCATCGAAACCGCCCGCCTCGCCGGCCGGCGCTCAATGCAGTCCGCTCTGGCGCTGTCCCGGCCGGGTGACGCCGTCGGTGCCGTACTTGCGCATCCGCTCCTGCAGCTCGGAGAGCCGCAGCGCCCGGGAGTCCTCCTGGGTGGGCGCGCCGCCGCCCAGCCGCCGCGGCACCCAGAACTCGTCCTTGGGGTGCGGGTACTCCTCCTGCACCCGGTAC encodes the following:
- a CDS encoding Cof-type HAD-IIB family hydrolase produces the protein MTLPRLIACDVDGTLFDDDERITPRTRAAVRAAVAGGARFVVATGRPPRWIRPVVDALGFAPIAVCANGAVIYDPANDRVLSARTLDVDTLAELAELATRVIPGAGLAVERIGERAHDTATPQFISSPGYEHAWLNPDNTEVSIEDLLSAPAIKLLIHRAGARSSDIAAELAKHVGLEGDITYSTDNGLVEIVPLGISKATGIEEIARPLEIAREEVVAFGDMPNDLPMLRWAGHGVAMGNAHPEVQAAADEITAANNDDGVGRVLERWWL